CCAGCTGTAGATATTGGGGAAGCGCTGCATCTTCTGCGCTTTCAAGAAAAGGCATAAGAATGTTCGGCTCGTGCCCTTCAACATCAAGCTTGGCAAAATCGGCATCATGCAGATGTGTAAGCTCAAGCAGTGTTCGGGTCTGCACCTCAATCGTATCGTATTTTGATAGCTCCAGATACGCTGGGTCGTTTGCCAAACGCGCCTGACCAAGATTGGTGGCCGTGTCGCCCCGCTTTTCTATAATAAGCGTCGCTTCACCAGTTTCGCCCGCGATCGCGAAAGTGTTCAGCTCCACGTTGCCAAATCCGTTCAGAGAGCAATTATTGCTGAGGCGTTCGGCCAGTGTCGGATTAGGCTCAAACGCATGAATCCGGGAGTTCGGGCTAAGAATTGACGACAAGAAAAGTGAATACAGACCAAAATTTGCCCCGATATCCAAAACCTTGAGAGTCTTCCCCGCAAAGCTTTCTTTCAGCCAATTCAGCTCAAGCTCTTCCGGAGACCGGCCCTTCTGCCAGAGAGAGAATTCGCTGAAATTGTCATAAGGGTGCAGGTGGATTCGAATGCCCCGGTAGGCGATCAACTGTGGCAGCAGTGACTTTCGGATCAGATTGCGCACCCGCCCTCGGCCTGTCAGATTGTACGCTTCACGTAAACACGCGTTGGCATATTCCATCTGCGCGTTCGTGACCGGTATCTGGCTGTCTGCGTCGCTCATCTGAACCTGCGTCCGATT
The Ruegeria sp. SCSIO 43209 genome window above contains:
- a CDS encoding FkbM family methyltransferase; translation: MSDADSQIPVTNAQMEYANACLREAYNLTGRGRVRNLIRKSLLPQLIAYRGIRIHLHPYDNFSEFSLWQKGRSPEELELNWLKESFAGKTLKVLDIGANFGLYSLFLSSILSPNSRIHAFEPNPTLAERLSNNCSLNGFGNVELNTFAIAGETGEATLIIEKRGDTATNLGQARLANDPAYLELSKYDTIEVQTRTLLELTHLHDADFAKLDVEGHEPNILMPFLESAEDAALPQYLQLETVNLGDSADRLFASLSDRGYENAFQTQRNIIFRR